A genomic segment from Fusarium fujikuroi IMI 58289 draft genome, chromosome FFUJ_chr04 encodes:
- a CDS encoding related to nucleolar rRNA processing protein GAR1 — protein sequence MRRLSPVQALEPPRASSVTVTTPRPHRHFILKGRQTWTSTTSSNNANSTLASLFLHPNLPRYSTTSCMLATSPSIATTTASSRLRRLSISGAMASAFSAYHGPAATASQHTITALGRWSVLNNSLPAVDKIKSLHVYDFDNTLFKTPLPNPQLWNGPTIGTLSNQETFVNGGWWHDSRILAATGEGIDIEEKRAWDGWWNDKIVDLVKLSMKQKDALCVLLTGRSERGFADLIKKMVTAKGLEFDMIGLKPAVSPSNQKFQSTMHFKQLFLGALMETYKQAEEIRVYEDRPKHTKGFRDFFAEFNRQQNITPTRGPLTAEVIQVADCATTLDPVIEVAEIQHMINIHNEMVLKQSPRGRQNRLRIKKTVYFTGYMIGPEDTKKLIKLAHIPPNMPQHELKYHGNNILICPRPCPASILEKVGGMGSKMKWEVVGTACFENNIWAAQLRPTPQHAKFHTDNPSPLVVLALRKGIKPMDAGKIQNWQPLPPERSFVFETVVGEKVILRIEPEDPREDEYESLFANKTSKRKHNGDEGWNQRNPHGHYSGRNESRGYHSGGRAGRGRGNRGGRSNARGGRGGRSRGGGYNYRSLDDVEPKNQQGSYGPQMDYDDAYPPLSKSNNPPVSAPSGPSQGRQPPRGPAPSQGRPMGAQAATNNSDLQHYY from the exons ATGCGGCGACTATCGCCTGTACAGGCCCTGGAGCCGCCTCGGGCCAGTAGCGTCACAGTTACAACTCCAAGGCCCCACCGTCACTTTATCCTCAAGGGTCGACAAACTTGGACCTCAACTACATCATCGAACAACGCCAATTCAACTCTAGCCTCGCTTTTCCTCCATCCTAATTTGCCGCGATACTCTACGACCAGCTGTATGCTCGCTACATCTCCGTCGATAGCAACGacaacagcatcttctcgcCTTCGCAGACTCAGCATCTCAGGCGCCATGGCTTCGGCCTTCAGCGCATATCATGGGCCTGCAGCCACCGCGTCGCAACACACCATCACAGCTCTGGGGCGATGGTCCGTTCTGAACAACTCATTACCAG CCGTCGACAAGATCAAATCCTTGCACGTCTACGATTTTGACAATACTC TATTCAAGACCCCTCTACCGAATCCCCAACTCTGGAACGGGCCCACGATTGGGACACTATCGAATCAGGAAACGTTTGTCAATGGCGGCTGGTGGCATGACAGTCGCATCCTCGCGGCGACAGGGGAAGGCATCGACATCGAGGAAAAGCGTGCCTGGGATGGCTGGTGGAACGACAAAATCGTGGATCTTGTCAAGCTGAGCATGAAGCAGAAGGACGCCCTCTGCGTTCTACTAACGGGTCGTTCGGAACGCGGGTTCGCTGATTTGATTAAGAAGATGGTGACGGCCAAAGGACTCGAATTCGATATGATTGGTCTCAAACCCGCCGTGAGCCCCTCGAACCAGAAGTTTCAAAGTACGATGCACTTCAAGCAACTCTTTCTCGGGGCCCTGATGGAGACATACAAGCAAGCAGAAGAGATCCGCGTGTATGAGGATCGACCAAAACACACCAAAGGCTTCCGCGACTTCTTCGCCGAGTTCAACCGCCAACAAAATATAACCCCAACACGCGGCCCTCTTACAGCTGAAGTGATCCAGGTGGCAGATTGCGCGACGACTCTAGATCCCGTGATCGAGGTCGCCGAGATTCAGCACATGATAAACATCCACAACGAGATGGTCTTGAAGCAATCCCCGCGAGGGCGCCAGAATCGACTCAGGATTAAGAAGACTGTGTACTTCACTGGCTACATGATTGGACCCGAGgacaccaagaagctcatcaagctcgCACATATACCACCAAACATGCCCCAGCATGAGCTGAAGTACCACGGCAACAACATTCTCATCTGCCCCCGGCCGTGTCCAGCTAGTATCCTGGAAAAGGTCGGCGGCATGGGCAGTAAGATGAAGTGGGAGGTAGTGGGCACAGCTTGTTTTGAGAATAATATTTGGGCGGCACAGCTTCGACCTACCCCCCAACACGCCAAGTTCCATACCGACAACCCCAGTCCGCTCGTCGTGCTAGCATTGAGGAAAGGCATCAAACCCATGGACGCAGGGAAGATTCAGAACTGGCAACCCCTGCCGCCGGAAAGGTCTTTTGTTTTCGAAACTGTGGTTGGTGAGAAGGTCATTCTACGCATCGAGCCAGAGGATCCAAGGGAAGACGAGTACGAGAGTTTGTTTGCCAACAAAACATCTAAACGGAAGCATAATGGCGATGAGGGCTGGAACCAGAGAAACCCACATGGCCACTACAGCGGACGCAACGAGTCCCGAGGCTATCATTCAGGTGGCCGAGCGGGTCGAGGTCGGGGTAACCGTGGCGGTCGTAGTAATGCCAGAGGCGGCCGTGGCGGTCGTAGTAGAGGAGGAGGCTACAACTATAGGTCTCTCGACGATGTTGAGCCAAAGAACCAGCAGGGCAGCTACGGGCCACAGATGGATTATGATGACGCCTACCCGCCACTCAGCAAATCCAACAACCCTCCCGTATCAGCGCCCAGCGGTCCCAGCCAAGGCCGGCAACCGCCTCGAGGTCCAGCACCATCACAAGGACGACCTATGGGCGCCCAAGCAGCCACTAACAACTCGGATCTTCAGCattactattag
- a CDS encoding related to transcription factor BOM has product MFRQRTSSQKPGDELLANFRQQFPDLAAASTSATAPGLSQTTGAENVPAVPLPDRNQNLTQDAFRDQDPTPRATNDPWRFTPSLLDPNSMSFANFANAPPGYYTPTPGGTNTLFHPQAGDLHTPTLGLGMGLNTPLSMPTSGDSLHPGPAQPVMDMSGFQTLQPHQFHHFNPFIQAPPPQPTFAPSTFVHQDTGYETMDQDGSPMDSDPSEERMSSIGAALHKTTPIMNMPTRQFSGGPISHPLPASAEKFRFHSTLNAPTAMIKHADEIPVTYLNKGQAYSLSVADTNATMPVAPGTKYRTFVRVSFEDEQQRQRPGVCWGLWKEGRGTNEAHQRGGKLQAVEYVEAGQPAEGDDKRTRVELESSSFDGFCVTWTPGINGPPEVNIAVRFNFLSTDFSHSKGVKGIPVRLCAKTHPVPCDPSQPAADANPEICYCKVKLFRDHGAERKLSNDVAHVKKSIDKLKQQIAQAESGLKDFGKRKRSSGAAKIGEPQRPGKVQKHKRTWSMSSASSAGGGGRATMEEDLHFKLQTLQDMFTSTRPVSVLFLRGEEPDDPDLHPVSLPGDISPLTKPGEGPNWQARSGRSSVAGSMISPSPSSLSLASQASGIGAGGQWKNFDSVAGGDISRKGSEQPTRIAKGDDDGSLSGWIEALGVDSSYRPPQERNPKPVACFYIQRRNPNEPGSSDYHRAIYLMQRSLQELNNRIAAKWGIDPARILRTIHSIQNGLEVEMDDDVVQELKEGQDMTLEVQEVTGPAVKREWEMAVDATEDIAESNDKATSGFVLRLSF; this is encoded by the exons ATGTTTCGACAAAG GACGAGCTCACAGAAGCCGGGCGATGAACTGCTGGCCAATTTCCGACAGCAGTTCCCCGACCTTGCTGCTGCCAGTACTTCTGCTACTGCTCCAGGCCTGTCACAAACTACTGGTGCCGAAAACGTGCCTGCTGTGCCTCTACCTGATCG GAACCAGAACCTCACTCAAGATGCATTCCGTGATCAAGATCCAACCCCTAGGGCGACTAACGACCCTTGGAGATTTACTCCTTCTCTCTTAGATCCGAATTCCATGTCATTCGCCAACTTTGCTAATGCACCACCTGGCTACTACACACCTACACCTGGAGGCACTAATACACTATTTCACCCGCAGGCCGGCGACCTGCATACTCCGACTCTCGGGTTGGGAATGGGACTTAACACGCCGCTGTCTATGCCAACATCGGGGGACTCGCTGCATCCTGGCCCAGCTCAACCAGTGATGGATATGTCGGGGTTTCAGACACTGCAACCACACCAATTTCACCATTTCAACCCGTTCATTCAAGCGCCACCACCCCAGCCAACCTTTGCGCCCTCTACATTCGTTCACCAAGACACAGGATATGAGACCATGGATCAAGATGGATCACCCATGGACTCGGATCCTTCTGAAGAGCGCATGTCATCCATTGGTGCCGCTCTTCATAAGACTACACCCATAATGAACATGCCAACAAGACAGTTTTCAGGTGGTCCTATATCCCATCCTCTTCCGGCCTCAGCAGAAAAATTTCGATTTCACTCAACCCTCAACGCTCCTACTGCCATGATCAAGCATGCAGACGAAATCCCCGTCACTTATCTTAATAAGGGACAGGCTTACTCACTTTCTGTCGCTGATACAAACGCTACCATGCCCGTAGCCCCTGGAACCAAATATCGCACCTTCGTGCGGGTGTCATTTGAGGATGAGCAGCAACGACAGCGGCCAGGTGTATGCTGGGGTCTCTGGAAAGAAGGCAGAGGCACTAATGAGGCACACCAGAGAGGCGGAAAGCTTCAAGCAGTTGAATACGTAGAGGCAGGACAGCCAGCTGAAGGTGACGATAAGCGAACCCGTGTGGAGCTTGAATCGTCTTCCTTTGATGGCTTCTGTGTCACTTGGACACCAGGGATCAATGGCCCTCCCGAGGTTAACATCGCAGTTCGCTTCAACTTCCTCTCTACCGATTTCAGCCACTCGAAAGGTGTCAAGGGTATTCCTGTAAGACTCTGCGCAAAGACTCACCCCGTGCCGTGCGATCCTTCACAGCCAGCGGCCGACGCCAACCCTGAGATTTGTTACTGCAAGGTCAAGCTCTTCCGTGATCATGGAGCAGAGAGGAAGCTGTCTAACGACGTGGCACATGTGAAAAAGTCTATCGACAAGCTTAAGCAGCAAATCGCACAAGCGGAGAGTGGTCTCAAGGATTTTGGCAAGCGCAAACGTTCCAGTGGAGCTGCAAAGATCGGAGAGCCGCAAAGACCCGGCAAAGTTCAGAAGCATAAGCGAACATGGTCTATGTCCTCAGCCAGTTCTGCAGGCGGTGGTGGAAGAGCTACCATGGAAGAAGACTTACATTTCAAGCTCCAAACGTTGCAGGACATGTTCACCAGTACACGGCCCGTCAGTGTATTATTCCTTCGGGGCGAAGAGCCCGACGACCCAGACCTGCATCCTGTTTCTCTTCCAGGGGATATATCGCCTCTGACCAAGCCTGGCGAAGGTCCCAACTGGCAGGCCAGGAGCGGACGAAGCTCTGTCGCGGGCTCCATGATTTCTCCCTCGCCCAGTTCTCTATCCCTGGCATCACAGGCATCTGGTATTGGCGCTGGTGGTCAATGGAAGAACTTCGACTCAGTAGCGGGAGGTGACATATCGCGGAAAGGGTCCGAACAACCCACAAGAATCGCCAagggtgacgatgatggtagTCTTAGTGGATGGATCGAGGCTCTAGGTGTTGACTCGTCCTACCGCCCACCTCAGGAGCGAAATCCAAAGCCTGTGGCATGCTTCTACATTCAACGAAGGAATCCAAACGAGCCCGGAAGCTCTGACTACCACCGCGCTATCTACCTGATGCAACGTAGTCTTCAGGAACTCAACAACCGAATCGCAGCCAAGTGGGGCATCGACCCTGCTCGAATCCTCCGCACAATCCATTCCATCCAGAACGGCCTTGAGGTGGAGATGGACGACGATGTGGTacaagagctcaaggaagGTCAAGACATGACGCTTGAGGTACAAGAAGTTACTGGACCGGCAGTCAAGCGGGAATGGGAAATGGCTGTCGATGCCACCGAAGATATTGCAGAATCTAACGACAAAGCAACAAGTGGTTTCGTTCTCCGCCTTAGTTTCTAA
- a CDS encoding SKN7-like protein, translating into MSGDGTSTPGVGGSNASEFVRKLYRMLEDPAHQDVARWGKDGDTFVVVENEKFTRSILPKHFKHSNMASFVRQLNKYDFHKVRQTNDSGSAANGANTLEFKHPNFRVGSKDDLDNIRRKAPAPRRTQATEDFTTSHHISVMTEQLTATQQQVQQLQELFTEVSQTNRLLVNEVLTLQKMLNAQKQSQHEMLNFLSPSGNRHQQGMHLNVGTSPLDGSDDSAPELRRARELLSSVTPDQIADRELERLQGVYGSPADSAVVIPQASMPMMHDPMNDINRYPVYPVGQTVGIDPFHSDHIHKIPYAMPNESSANAMQEVPAPQPINIQTHANSNSSTNSALTWASRKPRIFLVEDDPTCAKIGIKFLKSMGCEVEHAQNGADAYSRITSVARDHFDMIFMDIIMPKLDGVSTTMYIRQDCPAIPIVAMTSNIRSDEVHCYFEHGMNGVLAKPFTKSGMQKIVENHLSYLLKGYDPSTQQESGSGYVVGGAGYMNPPSNLNTPGGTNFKFETTPTPPATGATWSPGQMPQQSPMTAGMDQGYGMVNGASQYGLTPTSASRASFPTNISQTSQGRMDGQSPPEKRQRTYV; encoded by the exons ATGTCTGGTGACGGAACCTCGACCCCCGGGGTTGGTGGCAGCAATGCCAGCGAATTT GTTCGCAAGCTTTATCG GATGCTCGAAGATCCAGCGCATCAAGACGTTGCAAGATGGGGAAAAGATGGCGACACGttcgttgttgttgag AACGAAAAATTTACACGTTCAATCTTGCCTAAGCACTTTAAGCACAGCAATATGGCCAGTTTTGTCAGACAATTGAACAAGTACGATTTTCATAAAGTGCGACAAACAAATGACAGTGGATCTGCGGCCAATGGTGCCAAT ACTCTTGAGTTCAAGCATCCCAATTTCAGGGTCGGTAGCAAGGATGATCTCGATAACATTCGTCGAAAAGCCCCAGCACCCAGGAGGACACAAGCTACAGAGGACTTCACAACCAGTCATCACATCAGTGTCATGACTGAACAACTGACAGCTACCCAGCAGCAAGTGCAACAGCTCCAGGAGCTCTTCACCGAAGTGTCTCAGACCAACCGACTTCTTGTGAACGAGGTTCTGACTCTGCAAAAAATGCTCAATGCGCAAAAGCAATCACAGCACGAAATGCTTAATTTCCTCTCACCTTCGGGGAACCGCCATCAACAGGGCATGCACCTCAACGTCGGAACATCTCCTCTTGATGGTAGTGACGATTCTGCACCAGAACTGCGACGGGCTCGTGAGCTTCTGTCTAGCGTGACACCTGATCAAATTGCCGACCGAGAGCTGGAACGTCTTCAGGGCGTATATGGATCTCCGGCAGACTCCGCAGTTGTCATCCCACAAGCCTCAATGCCTATGATGCATGATCCAATGAACGACATCAACCGCTACCCCGTGTACCCGGTGGGTCAAACCGTCGGCATCGATCCTTTCCACTCGGATCACATCCATAAGATTCCTTATGCGATGCCGAATGAGTCCAGCGCCAACGCCATGCAGGAGGTTCCCGCTCCCCAGCCCATCAACATCCAAACACATGCAAACTCGAACTCGTCGACCAATTCGGCCCTCACTTGGGCGTCACGAAAACCCAGGATTttccttgttgaagatgatccGACTTGTGCTAAGATTGGTATCAAGTTTCTCAAGTCGATGGGCTGTGAAGTCGAGCATGCT CAAAATGGAGCAGACGCATATAGCCGTATCACTAGTGTTGCCCGTGATCATTTCGACATGATCTTCATGGACATCATAATGCCCAAGCTGGATGGTGTCTCGACTACCATGTATATCCGGCAAGACTGCCCTGCCATTCCCATTGTTGCTATGACGTCGAATATTCGATCTGACGAGGTCCACTGCTATTTTGAACACG GCATGAACGGAGTTCTGGCTAAGCCATTCACCAAGAGCGGAATGCAGAAGATTGTCGAAAATCACTTGAGCTATCTCCTTAAGGGTTATGACCCCTCGACTCAACAAGAATCAGGCTCAGGTTATGTAGTTGGTGGCGCAGGTTACATGAACCCGCCGAGCAACTTGAACACTCCCGGCGGAACAAATTTCAAGTTCGAGACAACGCCTACGCCGCCGGCGACTGGCGCCACTTGGTCCCCGGGACAGATGCCGCAACAGTCCCCCATGACCGCAGGGATGGACCAAGGCTATGGCATGGTAAATGGCGCAAGCCAGTACGGTCTGACGCCTACCAGCGCGAGCCGAGCTAGTTTCCCAACAAACATCTCACAAACCAGCCAAGGGCGAATGGATGGCCAGAGCCCACCAGAAAAGCGCCAGCGGACCTACGTTTGA
- a CDS encoding related to GCD6-translation initiation factor eIF2b epsilon, 81 kDa subunit, with protein sequence MSHKGNSGKGKKSSKSGAESKSEDVLQAVVLADSFQDRFKPFTTEKPRCLLPLANTPLIEYTLEFLAMNGVNEVYIYCGAHTDQVEDYISRSRWSAAARTSPFSVLQFVRVSDARSAGDVLRDMDKRSLVDGDFILVHGDLVSNIMLDGALAAHRKRRQDSAANIMTMVLRSGGEDDHRTKTNGITPIFVVDTKTQRCLHYDEMNPLVSDRYMSLDPAVVDELSTEFEIRSDLIDAQIDICTPEVLALWSESFDYELPRRNFLHGVLKDWELNGKMIYTEICEEGYAARASNLQQYDAISRDILGRWTYPFIPECNIVPKQAYQRHRPAVVVEHGAFYANTSEVQNSVIGRDSMIGPGSKISNSIIGRDCKIGNNVILKDCYIWDDTTVGDDARIYRSIVADSATIGENSTIAEGSLISFGVNIGKSIRLPKDTVISCVDSEGNPLTPDSELLGSGTNAAAFKDPEDDEVDERDPCQLQKSLMYNLSQFNISTSSVSTLSSEISEEIPDENSLHVDTTDPSRRTSFASDDAGDKLSFHSEAVHGLVDALRAESGDFDSAKLEFMGLRLSNDASDAMMRRAVATAFARRAVELMTPEHGNLEPSKAAEQALRARKGATKFINEVGIGGDDDNEAEQVEFIIALQKALTRSQGPEQPRVGTLLAAMLQQLYALDILEEEGILSWWGNDRAVEDETMALLKEKCRVLVEWLENAEEEDDSDEE encoded by the exons ATGTCGCACAAGGGCAATAgtggcaagggcaagaaatCCTCAAAATCAGGGGCCGAGAGCAAAAGCGAGGATGTTCTCCAGGCGGTT GTCCTCGCCGACTCCTTTCAAGACAGATTCAAGCCTTTTACCACCGAGAAGCCAAGA TGTCTTCTCCCTCTCGCGAACACTCCCCTCATCGAGTATACCCTTGAATTTCTAGCCATGAACGGTGTCAACGAAGTCTACATTTACTGTGGTGCTCATACCGACCAGGTCGAAGACTACATCAGCCGGTCTCGGTGGTCAGCAGCCGCGCGCACATCCCCCTTTTCAGTTCTACAATTTGTCCGAGTCTCCGATGCACGATCAGCCGGCGATGTCCTACGCGATATGGACAAGAGGTCTCTTGTCGATGGCGATTTTATCCTCGTGCATGGCGACCTCGTGTCCAACATAATGCTCGATGGCGCTTTGGCGGCGCACCGAAAACGGAGGCAAGACAGCGCAGCCAACATCATGACAATGGTGTTGCGCAGTGGTGGAGAGGATGATCACCGAACAAAGACAAATGGAATCACGCCCATTTTTGTGGTCGACACAAAGACTCAACGATGTCTTCACTACGATGAGATGAACCCCTTGGTAAGCGATCGATACATGTCATTAGATCCAGCTGTCGTGGATGAGCTATCAACCGAATTCGAGATTCGATCCGACCTCATCGATGCTCAGATCGATATTTGTACACCCGAGGTACTTGCGCTTTGGTCGGAAAGCTTCGACTACGAGCTTCCCAGGAGAAACTTCCTTCACGGCGTGCTCAAGGATTGGGAGCTGAATGGCAAGATGATCTATACCGAGATTTGTGAGGAAGGTTACGCAGCCCGAGCAAGCAATCTACAGCAGTACGACGCCATCAGTCGTGACATTCTAGGCCGATGGACTTATCCCTTCATTCCAGAGTGCAATATTGTTCCTAAGCAGGCTTACCAGCGTCACAGACCTGCGGTTGTAGTCGAGCACGGTGCATTCTATGCTAATACGTCCGAAGTCCAGAACTCGGTCATCGGACGTGACAGCATGATTGGCCCAGGAAGTAAAATCTCCAACAGCATAATTGGGCGAGACTGCAAGATCGGTAACAATGTCATATTGAAGGACTGTTACATCTGGGACGACACCACAGTCGGGGACGACGCGAGAATATACCGATCTATCGTGGCAGATTCGGCCACTATTGGAGAGAACTCAACTATAGCAGAAGGCAGCCTCATTTCCTTTGGTGTCAACATTGGCAAGAGCATAAGACTACCTAAAGATACTGTCATTTCATGTGTCGATTCCGAGGGCAATCCCTTAACGCCGGATTCCGAGCTACTTGGCTCTGGTACCAATGCCGCAGCATTCAAGGAccctgaggatgatgaggttgacgagaGAGACCCCTGCCAGCTTCAGAAGAGTCTCATGTACAACCTTTCCCAGTTCAACATCTCCACCTCATCGGTGTCGACACTGTCTTCCGAAATCTCTGAAGAAATTCCGGATGAGAATTCCCTGCACGTCGACACCACCGACCCCTCCCGCCGCACGTCCTTCGCCTCCGACGATGCTGGCGACAAACTCTCATTCCATAGCGAGGCCGTACACGGTCTGGTCGACGCTCTTCGTGCCGAGTCCGGTGATTTCGATTCGGCCAAGCTTGAGTTCATGGGCTTGCGTCTCTCTAACGATGCCTCGGACGCTATGATGCGCCGAGCCGTGGCCACCGCATTTGCCCGTCGCGCAGTCGAGCTTATGACCCCTGAGCACGGCAATCTCGAACCCAGCAAGGCTGCTGAACAAGCACTAAGGGCTCGCAAAGGTGCAACAAAGTTCATCAATGAGGTCGGAAttggcggcgatgatgataatgaGGCCGAGCAAGTCGAGTTTATCATCGCGCTCCAGAAGGCTCTCACGCGCTCCCAAGGACCCGAGCAGCCCCGTGTTGGCACTCTCCTCGCCGCAATGCTACAGCAGCTGTATGCGCTCGATAtccttgaggaggagggtatTCTGAGTTGGTGGGGGAATGACCGTgccgttgaagatgagaccATGGCATTGCTGAAGGAAAAGTGCCGCGTGTTGGTGGAGTGGCTGGAGAacgccgaggaggaggacgacAGCGATGAGGAATAG